From Pan troglodytes isolate AG18354 chromosome 1, NHGRI_mPanTro3-v2.0_pri, whole genome shotgun sequence:
GGGGGGCGACCTCGGGCGGGGTCCAGCTGGAGGGGTCCTCACCTCACCAAACACACAAGGCGAAAATGACCAGAGTCAGCCCGCATATCAGGATGGGTTTTTTATTTAAGGTACAACTTTCCAGGAAGTTGGAGAGCTCCAGAGGACTGCGTCCATCGCCCTCTCCAGCATCATTTAATTCAACAAACTGTGCCTGTGGCCCTACTATGTGCGCCGTCCCTGTACTAGGAAAAAGGTCAAAGATTAACTAGAGAACCCAGACTACCAGCGGGTCCCACAAAAGGTGACAAATTGAGGCCCAAAAATAGGATTGTACTTGGGAGCTCAGAGCAGGTGAGGCTGACTGGGGGCattcaggaaggcttcctggaggagaatATACGTTATCTCCGAGAAGGAagagcagagagaaaaggaaCGGCAACCCAGGCAAAGGAAGGAGGCGCATGAAGGATGAAGGCTTGGAGGTGCGAACCTGTGATGAAAATAGGCGACCTTGTGTGTCCTTGCAGGAAAGGGAGGCAGTGGCAGGAGCCTGCCGGCTGGCAGGAAaggtttccttcttttctttttttattttcattttttgagacggagtctggccctgttgcccaggctggagtgcaatggctcgatctcggctcactgcaacctccgcctctggggttcaagcgattctcctgcctcagcctcccgagtagctgggattacaggcacgtgcctccaagctcagctaatttttgtatttttagtagagcccatgttggccaggctggtctcgaactcctgatctcgtgatccaccctcctcagcctcccaaagtgctgggattacaggcctgagccaccgcgcccggcccggttCCCTTCTTTTTGTGTCCGAAAGGTTGGATCTCAGCCCTTCATACCCAGTGACCACAACCGGGGCAGCAAAACTCCGGGAATGGGGCCTTTTAGGATCTGGTGGAGCCCAGATTTCTGGAGCAGACGCCCCCTCGGGCTCCCAAAGCGCATTATTCCCAGCTCCCAGCTCTAGTTTGGATCGACCTGGAGGCCAGTGGAGATCACAACAGTGTTAGTACTCATTCGGTAGAAGTCACAGCAGTTAtcgtttattgagcactttctatATGCTGGGCACTTTGCCATGAGCATTAcaactattttgaaatacttcTATCCCCTACTCCTCCCTCCTTAATAACCGAGGGGTGCCGCTGCATCCAGGGAGGTCAAGTgcttgcccaggatcacacagccgGGAACACACATTCCAAAACCCACGGGTTTAACCGCGAAAACCCGTTTGCTCCTTCCTCAGCTCCCCATTTAAATAACGTTTTAACTTTATTCAGCAGGTTTGCTCATCTCCCACCCCAATCGTGACTCCCCAGACCGGGTCTCCACAGGGACCAAGaggcctctccctcccccttcgCCGCGGGAGCAGGGAAGGGCCTTCGGCAGCAACTTGTTCCACCTCCCCAAGGTTCAGACGCGAAACTGAGTTCCAGAAGGAAGGGCTTACGCAAAGGCACCCAGCGCGCCAGAAGAGGGGTGTCCTTTTCCGTGCCCGGGGCCAGCCCCGCGCTTGGCACTCCCAGGGAAGCCGGCTCCTGAGCCGCGGCGGTCACACCTCGGACTCGCGCGGCGGTCCGCGGGCGCGCTGGCAGCCGTACAGCCACTGGATGACGCGCGCGTTGCGCTCCACCACCGACACCGGGGGGCGCCCGTCCCGCGCCGAGCCCGCTGCCtccgagccgccgccgccgcccgcgccgCCCGGGCTGTCCACGCCCCTGTCGCTGGATGTCCAGTCGCTGGCGTCCCCGGAGCCGGGCGGCGGCGAAGTTCCGGCCTGCGGGCTGGCGTCGGCACCCCAGCTCTGCGGGGAGAAGCGCTCTGCGCCCAGCACCTCCACCAGCGCGCGCTCCAGGCCGCAGTAGTTGAAGAAGCGCTCCTTCTCCGACAGGGGCAGCGAGCACGTGGGACACAGCGCCCGCTTTCCCGCCGCTTCCGGGGCATCCTGGGGCGCAGCCCAACCCCCTGAAGCCGCAGGTCGCTCTGTGGAGGCCGGGCTGCTAGGGGCAGCGTCCCGCGGGGCACCCAGAAAGAGGCGCCGCACCAGACCCTGGCCCTTGGCGTTCTCTTTGTTCACCGAAGCCTTGCAGTCCCGCTTCTGGCGGTAGAAGATGAGGGAATCAGGCCTCGGCAGCCGCCTGCCGCTTCCCCGGCGGACCGGCCTGGGCGTCCTGGGCGATGCAGGGGGCCCCAGCTCGTTGCAGGGGTGCGGCGTGAGCGGCCCAGGACTCCCACGCAGGGCTGGCTCCTGTCGCCTAGCTATCACCTGGTGCGTCTTGACATACTTGGCTTTGTCGGCTTCCAGCCTCTCCACGGCGCTGGGAGTCCGTCCTCTGGacggggtggagggaggggccaggagcatCTTAGCAGAGCTGGTCAGGACAGTGCCCCATAAGTAGCCAGCCACGGGGCCTAGAGCAATTGGCTTGGGCTCTCACAGACctgcagggagagaggaaggtCAGGGGAAGGGTAGGAAATGCCCCTGGTCCTCTCCTGCCGGCATTCCTCAGTATAGGATCAGTCAGCCACCCTCTCCCATCCAGGTTAGCCGGTGCCACATCCAGGGAGCAGAGGCTCAGGCCATTCCCTGTCCTTCAGAGATATTGAATGGGGTCTCTCTGGCCACTCAGAAACATATTCCCCTTTGAAGGTGCCCCAATCTGGCTACAGGGTCGTGCAAGCAGGCCTTAGCAAGCAGGACACTTGGAAAAGGAAACAGGGCTGGTCCCGGCCCAATTCCTGAAAGTGGCTTCAACCGGAAAAAATACCTCTTCCCAACCCAGCAGCTTTGAGCCCAAGACAAGAAGGCTCCCAGCCACAGGCTGGCTCCAGCAGGGCCCACCCTTCCCGCCCCCAAACACCAAGGTCAGGGATATAACCACAGGGTAGGAGCCTCCAGTAATTGCAGCCAACTGCCCTGCCCAGGCCCAGCAGGGCCATCGGGGCAGGAGAGGGAGGTGGTCCCCAGGCCCTATCAGCTACTGCCAGCTACTCTGCCCCTGCCAAGGGGATCGCAGAATGCCAAACTGTAAACATCACCTTGTTTAACCTTTGCATTTCCATTTCATGAAGAGGAAACTGGCTTGGAGAGGAGGGGGGCTTGCTCAGGTCCTATTGAGAGTTAGGAGCCAGGACTGGAacccaggtttcttttttttttctttagacggagtcttgctttgtcacccaggtttcTTGCCTTGCAGTTTAGATTGGATCTCTCACTTGCCTATCAGAACTTCCCactgaggccgggcgcgatggctcatgcctgtaatcccagcactttgggaggccgaggtgggtgaatcaccttaggtgaggagttccagaccagcctggccaacatggcgaaaccccatctctactgaaaatacaaaaattagccaggcggggtggcgcacacctgtaatcccagctacttgggaagctgaggcaggagaatcgcttgaacctgggaggtggaggttgcagtgagctgagatcgcgcaccactgcactccagcctgggcaacagagtgagactctgtctcaaaaaaaaaaaaaaagaaaaaaaaaaaagaactcactgATATTTTGCGTGTACTCCTGCTGCTATAAAACCAAGCAATTTCCATTAGAAACGGGCCCCTTGCCTCACTAAAAAGTTCCTTCCACTAATTCTTCCTAATAACCTGTGCTCCCACTCCCAGAAATTTGCCCTCAGGGTCCTTGTCCCTTTTTTATCCTAAGACCTCATGACCCTTTTCCACCTCCCTTCTGCTGGGGCAAGGAGCGAGGAGGGGTTGTAAATCAAGAGCTGACAGTTCTCTTGGCAGTAACAGAATGGGCCACCCACATGGCCCTGCACACCCGACCCCACCCCTATCTTCCCCTACTCCCCCTGAGTCCTGGAGGCTGAGGGACCTTGGATCTGGGGACAACAAAGGAACAGAATTAGCCAGGGAAGCGGGGAAGGAGTCTGTGAGAGGCCTTGGGGCAGAGACCCTGCCAGGTCCAGCCCACCCCTGCACCCAGCATCTAGTGTGTAGTCAGTCTGCTCATGGGTAGTTGAGGCCTGGGAACCAAGGAGAGTCTGGCAGTGTccccctccctgtctcccaggGAGTCTCCTGGGCAGTGGGTCAGATTCCAAGGTCCCAGGAAGGCACTGCTTGTCTGACCCCATGGGTGCCCtctgtcctctcctcttctccctaGCCCTGAGCAGGGAGACTATAAAAAGTTCCTAATCACAAGGACCAAAATAGTCTGTCATCCACAGCCTCTTCCCTGCCTTCTGGGCTAGCCTGGAGGCCGGACCTCAGACATCCCGCCCTAGAAGCCTGGCAGGCGGCCTCGGGCCCTCCATTCCTTTGCCTGCCTTCTCCCAGTCCTGAAACTTGTGGTCTCAACTCTGCCCAAGGCTTCTGCTCTGGGCATGGGCCATCTTTTAGGCTCACTAGTTTGGCACCAGTCTCCCTGCCCTCAGGCCCCTGGGTTCCTTCTTACCCCAGCCCTGGGCTCAGGGTACACTCACCTCTGCATGGGAGGCCTAATTGCAGGGGTCCTTGGGCAGGTCCAGACTGAGGGCAGGAGTGGACAGCAAGGACTAGAAGTAACTTTGGTGGCAGCCAAACCTCACTCTCCACAGGAAAAGCAGAGAAAGCctccacccccccgccccccaaatTAACCCTCGCCTTCCCGAGGCAGATCCTGGCCTCCGTTAACTCTTTCCTGATCACAGTCCTGCGCTGTGGAGACCTGTGAACCAAGTCCAGCtccttttattttacagatggtcAAACAGTCCCAGCCCGGTTAGGTGATTGCCTGTGGAAGCACTGTGAGCTTGGGCAGAGCCAGGACTCCAAACAAGGCCTCCTGATCCCCAGGCTTCCTCcaaaggcctggggtgggggctccGTATGTGGGATCAGCCCCCTCCCTGGGCTGTGGCAGATGCTCTGACAGTCTGAATGGGAAGGCAGAACAGGGTTCTAGTCAACTTGCTTTTTTCCCTCTGTAGCAGGCTGAGACCTGTCTTGGTCTGGGTGCTGGGTGGTGTCAAGCCTGCTTTCCCTGGGGGCGA
This genomic window contains:
- the FAM110D gene encoding protein FAM110D; this encodes MLLAPPSTPSRGRTPSAVERLEADKAKYVKTHQVIARRQEPALRGSPGPLTPHPCNELGPPASPRTPRPVRRGSGRRLPRPDSLIFYRQKRDCKASVNKENAKGQGLVRRLFLGAPRDAAPSSPASTERPAASGGWAAPQDAPEAAGKRALCPTCSLPLSEKERFFNYCGLERALVEVLGAERFSPQSWGADASPQAGTSPPPGSGDASDWTSSDRGVDSPGGAGGGGGSEAAGSARDGRPPVSVVERNARVIQWLYGCQRARGPPRESEV